From a region of the Actinomycetota bacterium genome:
- a CDS encoding protein kinase: MSPAVGDVLGERYSLRKPEWNWAEGQVWLARDRVLDRAVLVQILSPEVEADRTAAHAFQKAAAQAAQFTHPGLLRIFDIGSSPTFVVFEHATAGRLADRLRAGPLRPEEAARAALGMARGLEALHERGTWHGALSPETVLFDEEGRAKILATGIADASERAAAAVPAAYRAPEPDALPADADRYALAALTSHMLTGKAPEPGVSAAQQRKGVPASLSALLARALSPDASRRPGLDEFVGALAPYARVIPREARGPHIRRSELSWLVPVALIVALAAVAGTVGVQIARNLARTPSPEASATPTSGPIITIADASDFDPPPGNSAEHPEHVGRAIDGDPRTSWATLGYRVASMSPKKGVGLLFDLGAARAISSVRVESTLPGWSAEIRTSNVAGTSADDFRVVTSFTAGSETPVALRAGTRARYVLLWITQLVNDGSESDFPFRAAVSEVEFLAA; the protein is encoded by the coding sequence GTGAGTCCTGCCGTGGGAGACGTGCTCGGCGAGCGCTACTCCCTGCGCAAACCGGAGTGGAACTGGGCCGAAGGTCAAGTCTGGCTGGCGCGAGATCGCGTGCTCGACCGGGCGGTGCTGGTGCAGATCCTTTCGCCGGAGGTGGAAGCCGATCGCACCGCCGCGCACGCGTTCCAGAAGGCCGCCGCGCAGGCCGCGCAGTTCACCCACCCAGGCCTGCTTAGGATTTTTGACATCGGATCCTCCCCAACTTTCGTCGTCTTCGAGCACGCCACGGCCGGGCGGCTCGCCGACCGATTGCGCGCCGGACCCCTTCGCCCCGAGGAAGCCGCGCGCGCGGCCCTCGGGATGGCGCGCGGGCTCGAAGCGCTTCACGAACGAGGCACTTGGCACGGAGCGCTGTCTCCGGAGACCGTGCTGTTCGACGAGGAAGGCCGCGCGAAGATTCTGGCGACCGGCATCGCCGACGCGTCGGAACGCGCGGCAGCAGCGGTCCCGGCCGCCTACCGCGCGCCCGAGCCCGACGCGCTGCCTGCCGACGCAGACCGCTACGCGCTCGCGGCACTGACGTCGCACATGCTCACGGGCAAGGCCCCCGAACCCGGCGTATCTGCGGCACAGCAACGAAAGGGAGTGCCGGCGTCGCTGAGCGCACTGCTGGCGCGCGCCCTCTCACCCGACGCGTCTCGGCGCCCCGGACTCGACGAGTTCGTAGGAGCCCTCGCTCCGTACGCGCGCGTGATCCCGCGGGAAGCTCGCGGTCCGCACATCCGACGCTCCGAACTCAGTTGGCTGGTTCCGGTCGCGCTCATCGTGGCGCTGGCTGCAGTGGCGGGAACCGTGGGAGTCCAGATTGCCCGCAACCTGGCACGCACACCCTCGCCGGAAGCATCCGCGACGCCGACGAGCGGCCCGATCATCACCATCGCCGACGCTTCGGACTTCGACCCTCCGCCGGGAAACAGCGCGGAGCACCCCGAGCACGTCGGCCGCGCGATCGACGGCGACCCACGCACCTCGTGGGCAACCCTGGGATATCGCGTGGCCTCGATGTCGCCGAAGAAGGGCGTCGGGCTGCTGTTCGATCTCGGAGCTGCGCGCGCAATCAGCAGCGTTCGCGTCGAGTCCACACTGCCGGGGTGGTCGGCGGAGATCCGCACCTCCAACGTCGCAGGCACCTCGGCCGACGACTTCCGCGTCGTCACGAGCTTCACTGCCGGCAGCGAAACGCCCGTAGCCTTGCGCGCGGGAACCCGAGCGCGATACGTCCTGCTCTGGATCACCCAACTCGTCAACGACGGCAGCGAATCCGATTTCCCGTTCCGCGCGGCCGTGTCCGAGGTCGAATTCCTGGCCGCCTGA
- the murJ gene encoding murein biosynthesis integral membrane protein MurJ, with protein MSDQASPTPAGPSLKRATAVMSSGTALSRITGFVRLAVMAWAIGGVESKLPDTYNLANSMPNIVYQLVLGEVLATIFVPVFVEYLAKRDREEAWGLASSILNIGIATAAVFSVVTVVAAPWLIKIYTFHLSGPDKILQEQVGAFLLRLFMPQMIFYAVGAVLTGLLNAHRKFAAPMFAPLLNNVIVIATFALFRLRHAAGAPQLQDLSFSDKMLLGGGTTLGVIAMTLVLFPYIRALPGRYSARAFQWRHPAIRHVGNLAKYSIGYVIVNQVGLWVVYALANGVRGGVTAYQNSWILYQLPYGIFAVSVMTFIVREVSEHHVRGDLASVRRDVSLGLRTTAFIVLPASAGFVALGRPIIRLLLQHGAFKADSTELFADTFVLMAIGLGAYAAFQQIMRAFYAMQDTRTPWIVNIIAVGANVGAAIPLYLALGVPGLALAHAISYTFGTVAGGVLLRRRLGGLDGRRLALSHARIGSAAIATGGTSWVVARALASRVDLATTAGRLTQVGAAVAAGLAVYIALARILDMDEFRPLARMLGGRFGRRGARG; from the coding sequence ATGTCCGATCAGGCGTCGCCGACTCCCGCAGGCCCATCACTGAAGCGCGCCACAGCCGTCATGAGTTCCGGCACGGCGCTGTCACGCATCACCGGTTTCGTCAGGCTGGCGGTCATGGCGTGGGCAATCGGGGGCGTCGAGTCGAAACTCCCCGACACCTACAACCTCGCCAACTCGATGCCGAACATCGTCTACCAACTCGTGCTCGGCGAAGTGCTGGCAACGATCTTCGTGCCGGTATTCGTCGAGTACTTGGCCAAGCGCGATCGAGAGGAAGCCTGGGGACTAGCCTCCTCGATCCTCAACATCGGGATAGCCACGGCAGCGGTGTTCTCGGTCGTGACGGTGGTTGCCGCTCCGTGGCTCATCAAGATCTACACCTTCCACCTCAGCGGTCCCGACAAGATCCTGCAGGAGCAAGTGGGTGCCTTCCTGCTGCGCCTGTTCATGCCGCAAATGATCTTCTACGCCGTCGGAGCAGTGCTGACCGGACTGCTCAATGCCCATCGCAAGTTCGCCGCTCCGATGTTCGCTCCATTGCTGAACAACGTCATCGTGATCGCCACGTTCGCCCTTTTCCGGTTACGCCACGCCGCGGGTGCGCCGCAACTGCAAGACCTGTCCTTCTCCGACAAGATGTTGCTCGGCGGCGGCACGACACTCGGCGTAATTGCGATGACGCTCGTGCTGTTCCCCTACATCCGCGCCCTTCCCGGTCGCTACAGCGCGCGCGCGTTCCAATGGCGCCATCCTGCGATCCGTCATGTCGGCAACCTCGCCAAGTACTCGATCGGATACGTGATCGTGAACCAGGTCGGACTGTGGGTCGTGTACGCGCTCGCCAACGGTGTCCGCGGAGGCGTCACCGCATACCAGAACTCCTGGATCCTGTATCAACTCCCTTACGGCATCTTCGCAGTCAGCGTCATGACCTTCATCGTGCGCGAGGTCTCGGAGCATCACGTGCGCGGGGACCTCGCCTCCGTGCGGCGCGACGTGTCGCTCGGGCTGCGCACGACGGCGTTCATCGTGCTTCCGGCCTCTGCGGGGTTTGTCGCCCTCGGGCGACCGATCATCCGGCTGCTGCTGCAACACGGCGCATTCAAGGCCGACTCTACGGAGTTGTTTGCCGACACCTTCGTCCTCATGGCGATCGGTCTCGGCGCCTACGCGGCTTTCCAGCAGATCATGCGCGCGTTTTACGCCATGCAGGACACGCGCACTCCCTGGATCGTCAACATCATCGCCGTCGGCGCGAACGTCGGCGCGGCGATTCCCCTGTACCTGGCGCTCGGAGTACCCGGCCTCGCACTCGCGCACGCCATCTCGTACACGTTCGGAACCGTCGCCGGCGGCGTGCTGTTGCGCCGGCGCCTCGGCGGCCTGGACGGCCGGCGCCTGGCGTTGTCGCACGCGCGCATCGGCAGTGCCGCGATCGCGACCGGCGGGACCTCGTGGGTGGTGGCGCGCGCGCTCGCATCCCGCGTCGACCTGGCAACGACCGCCGGACGCTTGACGCAAGTCGGGGCTGCGGTTGCAGCCGGCCTTGCCGTGTACATCGCACTGGCGCGTATCCTCGACATGGACGAGTTCCGTCCTCTGGCAAGAATGCTCGGTGGCCGGTTCGGGCGACGAGGAGCGCGAGGATGA
- a CDS encoding DedA family protein, whose translation MLTDLIETLTPWFSDWGLLIIFVAVFLESSVFVASVLPGEAVLLFGGFLSSPNSILGDAPPLHLEQVIAVAFAGALLGDLTGYVLGRVAGRAIVRRFGRYFFLPERRLPVLESYFRQYGGRAILFGRFAPFFRSIRTLVAGIARLPVHRLIAPDVAGAAAWTAAVAGLGFLLGESWQIADRYLGAGGFVVFVILAVLFNLSWRGVRKAVQRELDSGGQAKLGASAPEKDLRTDSDEQG comes from the coding sequence GTGCTCACGGATCTGATCGAAACGCTGACTCCTTGGTTCTCCGACTGGGGGCTGCTGATTATTTTCGTCGCGGTCTTTTTGGAGTCGAGCGTGTTCGTTGCCTCGGTGCTCCCGGGAGAGGCAGTGTTGCTGTTCGGGGGGTTTCTGTCTTCACCGAATTCGATCCTGGGTGATGCGCCTCCCTTGCACCTTGAGCAGGTGATTGCCGTCGCTTTTGCGGGCGCGCTGCTCGGGGATCTCACCGGGTACGTGCTGGGCCGGGTCGCCGGGCGCGCGATCGTGCGTCGTTTCGGCCGCTACTTCTTCCTTCCGGAACGGCGGTTGCCCGTCCTCGAGTCGTACTTCCGGCAGTACGGGGGGCGCGCGATCTTGTTCGGCAGGTTCGCCCCCTTCTTTCGGAGCATTCGCACGCTGGTTGCCGGGATCGCGCGCCTGCCGGTGCACCGCCTGATTGCGCCCGACGTCGCCGGCGCGGCGGCCTGGACGGCGGCCGTTGCGGGCTTGGGGTTCCTGCTAGGGGAGTCGTGGCAAATCGCCGATCGATACCTCGGGGCCGGCGGCTTCGTGGTCTTCGTAATCCTGGCAGTGCTGTTCAACCTGTCCTGGCGCGGCGTTCGCAAGGCCGTCCAGCGTGAGTTGGACAGCGGCGGACAGGCGAAGCTGGGAGCTTCCGCGCCCGAGAAGGATCTCCGCACGGATTCCGACGAACAGGGGTAA
- a CDS encoding DUF6049 family protein, whose translation MLRRISIALALAAGCVLVVLPARAQVSPSPSPSPPSSSPAPSPSSEEASAVLRVVSISPWMDREHPFRVTVQILNPTDVALEDVFVRVAFYSRVRSRSELRLALDHGRSSRPVTSIPQRIQDTIAPGEQRTIRITKTVAEISPTLARTGVYPVQIAMRHSTGSASAWTAVPALGSAPSSRLNLTWIMPLTAATVTRPDGVYEASVVDALGTHALAQQMEVLAARPGLAVTLAPNPSLLDAAADLSDGFAANGPAGVVSIPATSPTAQNAAAFIDATKRAAASVAEVASVPYAPVDLPSLARRGLREDLLRQFVLGRTVIESRLGRAASADTLLPPAFTFDNLSGTLLAPLGVRNLVLDAGAVPPSADAPFQPNLFGPSTPIAVRARSTKYTALLPDVALRARLDASGQGPLPAQALIAETASAWLEMPGFAAERVLVLASRRLPDYVALGAAVDGFRTAPWIRMRPASEAARVLAPKNSPVALPSPARPDRPHLRAARAARNSLRLLTQIAAETAPGIDRLDRLILLSESAEWDAAPRAGAALARAVTARVDEVVDHIRVVSGRRVTLTSKTGAVPVTLLNGNHFPVRVRVRLQSAKIGFPAGAARTVELQDADETFDFEIEALGTGSFPVDIDVRTPGGARVLARGQIVVRSTVVSTFALAAVGGSTVFLLVAWIGRGLHRRRTGRSVAAAPRAH comes from the coding sequence GTGCTCCGCCGGATATCGATCGCCCTCGCACTCGCCGCCGGGTGCGTTCTTGTCGTCCTTCCGGCGCGCGCACAGGTGTCCCCGTCGCCCTCGCCCTCGCCGCCATCGTCGTCGCCCGCGCCCTCGCCGTCCTCAGAGGAGGCGTCCGCGGTCTTGCGCGTTGTCTCGATCTCGCCGTGGATGGACCGCGAACACCCGTTTCGCGTCACGGTTCAGATCCTCAACCCGACGGATGTCGCGCTCGAGGACGTGTTCGTTCGCGTCGCGTTCTACTCCCGGGTCCGTTCACGCTCGGAATTGCGACTGGCCCTCGACCACGGACGCTCCTCGCGTCCGGTGACGAGCATCCCTCAGCGGATCCAGGACACGATCGCTCCCGGAGAGCAGCGCACGATAAGGATCACCAAGACCGTCGCCGAGATATCCCCGACCCTGGCACGCACCGGCGTCTATCCGGTCCAAATCGCCATGCGCCATTCGACCGGATCCGCGTCGGCCTGGACCGCCGTCCCCGCCCTGGGAAGCGCACCCTCGTCGCGACTTAACCTCACGTGGATCATGCCGCTCACCGCAGCAACGGTCACGCGCCCCGACGGCGTGTACGAGGCGTCCGTGGTTGATGCTCTCGGCACGCACGCGCTTGCGCAGCAAATGGAAGTGCTCGCAGCGCGCCCCGGACTCGCGGTGACGCTCGCGCCGAACCCATCATTGCTGGACGCTGCGGCCGACCTCTCCGACGGGTTTGCCGCCAACGGCCCCGCAGGAGTCGTTTCGATCCCTGCGACCAGCCCGACGGCGCAGAACGCCGCGGCGTTCATCGACGCGACCAAGCGCGCCGCAGCTTCGGTAGCCGAAGTCGCATCCGTTCCCTACGCGCCGGTTGACCTGCCTTCGCTCGCCCGCCGCGGGCTGCGAGAGGACCTTCTGCGCCAGTTCGTGCTTGGTCGAACCGTGATCGAGTCCCGACTGGGGCGCGCGGCATCGGCAGACACGCTCTTGCCGCCGGCGTTCACCTTCGACAACCTCAGCGGCACGCTTCTGGCACCGCTGGGAGTCCGCAACCTAGTGCTCGACGCCGGAGCAGTCCCCCCGAGTGCCGATGCGCCTTTCCAACCAAATCTGTTCGGACCGTCGACTCCGATCGCGGTGCGCGCGCGCTCGACGAAGTACACGGCGCTGCTGCCCGACGTCGCACTGCGCGCGCGCCTAGACGCCAGCGGGCAAGGACCTTTGCCGGCTCAGGCGTTGATTGCCGAAACCGCGAGCGCCTGGCTGGAGATGCCCGGATTCGCCGCCGAGCGCGTCCTGGTGTTGGCGTCACGGCGTCTGCCGGATTACGTGGCTCTGGGGGCAGCGGTGGATGGGTTCCGGACGGCGCCGTGGATCCGGATGCGCCCGGCATCTGAGGCCGCACGTGTTCTGGCACCCAAGAACTCGCCGGTCGCGCTTCCATCGCCGGCGCGGCCGGACCGCCCGCATCTGCGCGCGGCGCGCGCCGCGCGCAACTCGCTGCGCCTGTTGACCCAGATCGCGGCCGAAACCGCCCCGGGGATCGACCGACTGGACCGGCTGATCTTGCTGTCGGAGTCGGCCGAATGGGACGCCGCCCCGAGGGCCGGCGCCGCGCTCGCGCGCGCAGTGACCGCGCGCGTGGATGAAGTCGTCGATCACATTCGCGTGGTGTCCGGACGTCGCGTCACCCTGACCTCCAAAACCGGCGCGGTCCCGGTGACCCTGCTGAACGGCAATCATTTCCCCGTACGAGTTCGGGTAAGGCTGCAAAGCGCCAAGATCGGCTTCCCGGCCGGAGCCGCGCGGACCGTGGAGTTGCAGGATGCAGACGAGACCTTCGACTTCGAGATCGAGGCGCTCGGAACCGGCTCTTTCCCCGTCGATATCGACGTCCGCACTCCCGGCGGCGCGCGGGTGCTGGCGCGCGGCCAGATCGTCGTCCGCTCCACCGTTGTAAGCACCTTCGCGCTTGCGGCCGTCGGGGGCAGCACGGTCTTCCTCCTCGTGGCTTGGATCGGTCGCGGCCTGCATCGACGCAGAACCGGACGATCAGTCGCCGCCGCACCCCGCGCCCACTGA
- a CDS encoding peptidoglycan bridge formation glycyltransferase FemA/FemB family protein yields MRVRAVDETERARFNAAVAASPLADVLQSWEWGEIKRASGWDALRLIVEDDAGRIRAACSVLRKTPAPGVPPLLYAPRGPVLDYADTAALRALLEGIRARAGGAFMFKCDPPIEAGIASEALLREGLAEVRGGAFGGVQPTAVMVLDLNADPDKIFAGFKSKWRYNVRLAERKGVRVREGTRADLPAFYDILLETARRDHFLVRGRSYFDTLWDRLAPGDMAKMFVAEFEERPIAAILCTPMGERVVYNYGASSNEHRNVMPNHLLQWEAIRWATKAGYRVYDFRGVSPLREGTAPDPHIAGLNRFKEGFGARYVEYAGPFDLPLRAGWYSVWRHAAPHAMQALRRLRRAGAEAAD; encoded by the coding sequence GTGCGAGTACGAGCAGTCGACGAAACCGAGCGCGCGCGCTTCAATGCGGCCGTCGCCGCGTCCCCCTTGGCCGACGTCCTGCAATCCTGGGAGTGGGGCGAGATCAAGCGCGCGAGCGGCTGGGACGCGCTTCGGCTGATCGTCGAGGACGACGCCGGGCGGATTCGGGCGGCGTGTTCGGTACTGCGAAAGACCCCGGCGCCCGGCGTTCCACCGCTGCTGTACGCGCCGCGCGGGCCGGTTCTGGACTACGCCGACACCGCCGCGTTGCGAGCACTGCTCGAAGGGATTCGCGCGCGCGCCGGTGGTGCCTTCATGTTCAAGTGCGACCCACCGATCGAAGCCGGAATCGCATCCGAAGCGCTTCTACGCGAAGGCCTCGCCGAAGTTCGCGGCGGCGCCTTCGGCGGAGTACAGCCGACCGCGGTGATGGTGCTCGATCTGAACGCAGACCCAGACAAGATCTTCGCGGGCTTCAAGTCCAAGTGGCGGTACAACGTTCGCCTTGCTGAACGAAAGGGCGTTCGCGTCCGCGAGGGAACTCGAGCCGACCTGCCGGCCTTCTACGACATCTTGCTGGAAACCGCTCGGCGCGACCACTTTCTTGTACGCGGCCGCTCGTACTTCGACACGCTCTGGGACCGGCTGGCTCCCGGAGACATGGCCAAGATGTTCGTCGCGGAGTTCGAGGAACGCCCAATCGCCGCGATCTTGTGCACGCCCATGGGCGAGCGCGTCGTCTACAACTACGGCGCGTCCTCCAACGAGCACCGCAACGTGATGCCGAACCACTTGCTGCAGTGGGAAGCCATCCGATGGGCGACGAAAGCCGGATACCGCGTGTACGACTTCCGCGGGGTCTCGCCGCTTCGCGAGGGCACCGCGCCCGATCCGCACATCGCCGGACTCAACCGCTTCAAGGAAGGCTTCGGCGCGCGCTACGTTGAATACGCGGGGCCGTTCGACTTGCCCTTGCGTGCCGGGTGGTACTCGGTGTGGCGTCACGCTGCGCCGCACGCAATGCAAGCGCTGCGACGCTTGCGGCGCGCCGGTGCGGAGGCTGCCGACTGA
- a CDS encoding sulfite exporter TauE/SafE family protein: MPADRRALYVAVGMAGGMAGGLLGVGGGVVMVPALVLGLRFAQRRAHAASLSAILPIGVVSTVLYLCDGNVNGAIAVPLALGSVMGVPMGVRLLARVPESALRATFVATAVLAGVKLLFQFGSGAEFVVLTGAARFAVAFGVGLLAGVYAGLLGVGGGIVMVPAMTILLGQAQHIAQGTSLLVIIATASAGTAANLRRGLLDVRVGAWLGVGGAVGAVIGALLARSIPEAALGRAFGAFVILVAIQLLLSPGRARAPDRTG, from the coding sequence ATGCCGGCCGACCGACGCGCCTTGTACGTCGCCGTCGGCATGGCCGGCGGCATGGCCGGCGGGCTGCTGGGCGTCGGGGGCGGAGTGGTAATGGTTCCCGCGCTCGTGCTGGGTCTTCGGTTCGCACAGCGGCGCGCGCACGCGGCTTCGCTCTCCGCGATTCTGCCGATCGGGGTCGTCTCCACGGTGCTCTATCTTTGTGACGGGAACGTCAACGGGGCGATTGCGGTGCCGCTGGCTCTCGGGAGTGTCATGGGTGTGCCGATGGGGGTCAGGTTGCTGGCTCGTGTTCCCGAGTCGGCGCTGCGCGCAACCTTCGTTGCCACGGCCGTCCTGGCGGGCGTGAAGCTGCTGTTTCAGTTCGGCAGCGGCGCCGAGTTTGTGGTCCTGACCGGCGCGGCGCGCTTCGCGGTTGCGTTCGGAGTCGGGCTGCTGGCCGGCGTGTACGCAGGGTTGCTCGGGGTCGGCGGCGGGATCGTCATGGTTCCGGCGATGACTATTCTGTTGGGACAGGCGCAGCACATCGCGCAGGGAACTTCGCTGCTGGTGATCATTGCCACCGCAAGCGCAGGAACGGCGGCGAACCTTCGTCGCGGACTGCTGGACGTTCGCGTCGGCGCGTGGCTCGGCGTGGGTGGCGCCGTCGGAGCCGTGATCGGCGCGCTGCTGGCGCGGTCGATCCCGGAGGCGGCACTCGGCCGGGCATTCGGAGCATTCGTCATCCTCGTGGCGATTCAGCTTCTTCTTTCGCCGGGGCGCGCGCGCGCGCCCGATCGCACCGGCTGA